A region from the Cannabis sativa cultivar Pink pepper isolate KNU-18-1 chromosome 9, ASM2916894v1, whole genome shotgun sequence genome encodes:
- the LOC133031415 gene encoding uncharacterized protein LOC133031415, producing the protein MIDKNWIFQKDRLSEGFFNGLKNFLKLSSFHLNDENKIRCPCVSCMNLYYYDLETIERHIFVRGFYTKYVLWEFHGEDITEIHEDEENAESIVEEDNTLYDSDDEDDDDMIPALEDLANQSHRNSEFVNLGDSNGDNNARNSLPNLFAEAEKELYPGCTVFSSLTFIVNLMHIKVMCDWSNKSFDLLLDLLWKAFPKDNKIPRSYYEAKKMLRDLGLRYETIHVCKDNCALFWKENENAERCPVCDHERYKFQGTKGKKIPYKKMQYFPITPRLQRLFMSRHTSTDMRWHKEERVDTDGELRHPADAEVWKDFDRQYPNFAKETRNVRLGFATDGFNPFGDLSNAHSMWPVLLMPYNMPPWKCMKREFVMMALLIPGPSAPGKDIDVFLRPLIDELKELWENGVRTFDIVDQEYFTMRAAVLWTINDFPAYGTVSGYSTQGYKACPVCEEDTSSFRVRGKTCFMGHRRYLSLNHQWRKDKEYDGTIERRSASKNFNGDEILDKVNCLWKCRPGKNDKIIKEDKQQMKDASYENKTKFGGEKVFCGS; encoded by the coding sequence atgataGATAAGAACTGGATTTTCCAAAAGGATAGATTATCGGAGGGGTTTTTCAATGGACTTAAAAATTTTCTCAAATTATCATCCTTTCACTTGAATGATGAAAATAAGATTCGATGTCCATGTGTTTCATGTATGAACTTATACTATTATGACTTGGAGACGATTGAGCGCCATATATTTGTAAGAggattttatacaaaatatgttTTATGGGAGTTCCACGGGGAAGATATCACAGAAATACACGAGGATGAAGAGAATGCAGAATCAATCGTTGAGGAAGACAACACATTATATGatagtgatgatgaagatgatgacgACATGATACCAGCATTAGAGGATTTGGCTAATCAATCTCATAGAAATAGTGAGTTTGTGAACCTTGGAGATTCAAATGGCGACAACAATGCAAGGAATTCATTACCTAACTTATTTGCTGAAGCTGAAAAGGAGTTGTACCCCGGATGCACAGTATTCTCGAGCttaacatttattgttaatctaaTGCACATTAAAGTGATGTGTGATTGGAGTAACAAATCATTTGATCTGTTGTTGGACTTACTTTGGAAAGCATTTCCCAAAGACAATAAGATTCCACGGTCATATTACGAGGCTAAGAAGATGTTGCGTGATCTTGGTTTAAGATATGAAACCATTCATGTATGTAAGGACAATTGTGCTTTATTTTGGAAAGAGAATGAAAATGCTGAAAGATGTCCTGTATGTGATCATGAACGATACAAATTTCAAGGAACTAAAGGCAAGAAGATCCCATACAAAAAGATGCAATATTTTCCCATAACTCCACGTCTACAACGACTTTTTATGTCTCGCCATACATCAACTGATATGAGGTGGCATAAGGAAGAACGTGTTGATACTGATGGTGAACTTAGACACCCAGCTGATGCAGAAGTCTGGAAGGATTTCGATCGACAATATCCtaattttgcaaaagaaactagaAATGTTAGGTTGGGATTTGCAACAGATGGATTCAATCCATTCGGTGATTTATCAAACGCACATAGTATGTGGCCAGTGTTGCTAATGCCATATAACATGCCTCCATGGAAATGTATGAAACGAGAATTCGTAATGATGGCATTACTAATTCCAGGACCCAGTGCTCCAGGCAAAGACATAGATGTCTTTTTACGACCTCTAATTGATGAGCTCAAGGAATTATGGGAAAATGGGGTGCGTACTTTTGATATTGTTGACCAAGAATATTTTACAATGCGTGCTGCAGTATTATGGACGATTAATGATTTTCCAGCATATGGTACTGTGTCTGGGTATAGCACTCAAGGGTATAAGGCTTGTCCTGTTTGTGAGGAAGACACATCTTCATTTCGAGTAAGAGGAAAAACATGTTTCATGGGTCATCGTCGATATTTGAGTCTGAACCACCAATGGCGCAAGGATAAAGAGTACGATGGCACAATTGAAAGACGTTCGGCTTCCAAGAATTTTAACGGAGATGAAATCTTGGACAAAGTAAACTGTTTATGGAAATGTAGGCCAGGGAAAAATGATAAGATCATTAAGGAAGATAAGCAACAAATGAAGGATGCAtcttatgaaaacaaaacaaagtttGGAGGCGAAAAAGTATTTTGTGGGAGTTAG